A single genomic interval of Hemiscyllium ocellatum isolate sHemOce1 chromosome 37, sHemOce1.pat.X.cur, whole genome shotgun sequence harbors:
- the klhl21 gene encoding kelch-like protein 21 isoform X1: MNWHYALISPAVGRMDRPSTLTQTSVLPFSDPDHALHILQGINELRVEGKFFDMTLSADGQDFPCHRTVLAAASHYFRAMFAGRLKESYAERVELHGVKAPILGLLLDFSYTGQVTVTQGNVEPLARAADLFQFPSVKEACCAYLERQLDVANCLEIQEFAEAYACRGLAENAKRFILRHIVELSAEKEFEALPQRRLLEYLSDDRLHVDKEEAAYQLALRWVKADPKRRLRFWPELFEHVRLPFIRRFYLLAYVESDPLVYYSPRCLQLIHQARAFQSSEYDRHDYPCERMRARPSTGLAEILVVVGGCDKDCDELVTVDCFNPQTGHWRYLAEFPDHLAGGYSITAFGNDIYVTGGSDGTSLYDCVWRYNSSVNEWTEVSPMLQAREYHSSVVLKGHIYIIAHDSLERYDHSLDSWEALQPMPYPMDNCSSTACRGKLYAIGTLAGKESMAIQRYDPETDSWSVVVCGSLPPWSFVPKTVTLNGLIYFVRDDSSEVDVYNPTKNEWDKIPPMNQVHVGGSVAALGGKLVVSGGYDNTFELSDIIESYDFQTGSWSVVGRLPQPTFWHGTVSIFRQFMPTAQVTFEGTLNDNHNNEINALNLARYRRHLHNENLRL; the protein is encoded by the exons ATGAACTGGCATT ATGCTTTGATTTCCCCGGCGGTCGGAAGGATGGACAGGCCTAGCACGCTGACTCAGACCTCGGTGTTGCCTTTCTCCGACCCCGATCACGCCCTCCACATCCTGCAGGGCATCAACGAGCTGCGGGTGGAGGGCAAGTTCTTCGACATGACCCTGTCGGCGGACGGCCAGGATTTCCCGTGTCACCGGACGGTGCTGGCGGCCGCCAGCCACTACTTCAGGGCCATGTTCGCGGGCCGCCTGAAGGAGAGCTACGCCGAGCGGGTGGAGCTGCACGGGGTGAAGGCCCCGATCCTGGGCCTGCTGCTGGATTTCTCCTACACCGGCCAGGTCACCGTCACCCAGGGCAACGTGGAGCCGCTGGCCCGGGCCGCCGACCTCTTCCAGTTCCCCTCGGTCAAGGAGGCGTGCTGCGCCTACCTGGAGCGGCAGCTGGACGTGGCCAACTGCCTGGAGATCCAGGAGTTCGCCGAGGCCTACGCCTGCCGCGGCCTGGCCGAGAACGCCAAGCGCTTCATCCTGCGCCACATCGTCGAGCTGTCCGCCGAGAAGGAGTTCGAGGCCCTGCCGCAGCGCCGGCTGCTCGAGTACCTCTCCGATGACCGGCTGCACGTCGACAAGGAGGAGGCGGCCTACCAGCTGGCCCTGCGCTGGGTCAAGGCCGACCCCAAGCGCCGCCTCCGCTTCTGGCCCGAGCTCTTCGAGCACGTGCGGCTGCCGTTTATCCGCCGCTTCTACCTGCTCGCGTACGTGGAGAGCGACCCGCTCGTCTACTACTCACCCCGCTGCCTGCAGCTCATCCACCAAGCGCGGGCCTTCCAGTCCTCCGAGTACGACCGCCACGACTACCCGTGCGAGAGGATGAGGGCCCGGCCCTCCACAGGCCTCGCCGAGATCCTGGTGGTGGTCGGCGGCTGCGACAAGGACTGCGACGAGCTGGTCACCGTCGACTGCTTCAACCCGCAGACCGGGCACTGGCGGTACTTGGCCGAGTTCCCCGACCACTTGGCCGGAGGCTACAGCATCACCGCCTTCGGAAACGACATCTATGTGACCG GTGGTTCTGATGGGACATCACTGTATGATTGTGTGTGGCGTTACAATTCCAGTGTGAACGAGTGGACAGAGGTTTCGCCCATGCTGCAAGCCCGAGAATACCACAGCTCTGTGGTACTCAAAGGCCATATCTATATCATTGCCCATGACAGCCTGGAGCGCTACGATCATAGCCTCGACAGCTGGGAGGCCCTGCAACCCATGCCCTACCCCATGGACAACTGCTCAAGTACAGCCTGCCGGGGAAAACTCTATGCCATCGGCACTCTTGCTGGTAAAGAATCAATGGCCATTCAGCGTTATGACCCTGAGACTGACTCATGGAGTGTTGTGGTTTGTGGTTCGTTACCTCCGTGGTCATTTGTGCCGAagacagtgacactcaatggactAATATATTTTGTGCG GGATGATTCTTCAGAAGTTGATGTGTATAACCCAACAAAGAATGAATGGGACAAAATTCCACCCATGAATcag GTCCACGTTGGTGGCAGTGTGGCTGCCCTGGGAGGAAAGTTGGTTGTTTCTGGCGGCTATGATAACACATTTGAACTATCCGATATAATCGAAAGCTATGACTTTCAGACTGGTTCCTGGAGTGTAGTGGGGCGACTCCCACAGCCCACCTTCTGGCATGGAACTGTCAGCATCTTCCGACAGTTCATGCCCACTGCCCAGGTTACCTTTGAAGGGACCCTGAATGACAACCATAACAATGAAATAAATGCTCTGAACTTGGCTCGGTATCGAAGACACCTTCATAATGAGAACCTCCGCCTATAG
- the klhl21 gene encoding kelch-like protein 21 isoform X2 yields the protein MDRPSTLTQTSVLPFSDPDHALHILQGINELRVEGKFFDMTLSADGQDFPCHRTVLAAASHYFRAMFAGRLKESYAERVELHGVKAPILGLLLDFSYTGQVTVTQGNVEPLARAADLFQFPSVKEACCAYLERQLDVANCLEIQEFAEAYACRGLAENAKRFILRHIVELSAEKEFEALPQRRLLEYLSDDRLHVDKEEAAYQLALRWVKADPKRRLRFWPELFEHVRLPFIRRFYLLAYVESDPLVYYSPRCLQLIHQARAFQSSEYDRHDYPCERMRARPSTGLAEILVVVGGCDKDCDELVTVDCFNPQTGHWRYLAEFPDHLAGGYSITAFGNDIYVTGGSDGTSLYDCVWRYNSSVNEWTEVSPMLQAREYHSSVVLKGHIYIIAHDSLERYDHSLDSWEALQPMPYPMDNCSSTACRGKLYAIGTLAGKESMAIQRYDPETDSWSVVVCGSLPPWSFVPKTVTLNGLIYFVRDDSSEVDVYNPTKNEWDKIPPMNQVHVGGSVAALGGKLVVSGGYDNTFELSDIIESYDFQTGSWSVVGRLPQPTFWHGTVSIFRQFMPTAQVTFEGTLNDNHNNEINALNLARYRRHLHNENLRL from the exons ATGGACAGGCCTAGCACGCTGACTCAGACCTCGGTGTTGCCTTTCTCCGACCCCGATCACGCCCTCCACATCCTGCAGGGCATCAACGAGCTGCGGGTGGAGGGCAAGTTCTTCGACATGACCCTGTCGGCGGACGGCCAGGATTTCCCGTGTCACCGGACGGTGCTGGCGGCCGCCAGCCACTACTTCAGGGCCATGTTCGCGGGCCGCCTGAAGGAGAGCTACGCCGAGCGGGTGGAGCTGCACGGGGTGAAGGCCCCGATCCTGGGCCTGCTGCTGGATTTCTCCTACACCGGCCAGGTCACCGTCACCCAGGGCAACGTGGAGCCGCTGGCCCGGGCCGCCGACCTCTTCCAGTTCCCCTCGGTCAAGGAGGCGTGCTGCGCCTACCTGGAGCGGCAGCTGGACGTGGCCAACTGCCTGGAGATCCAGGAGTTCGCCGAGGCCTACGCCTGCCGCGGCCTGGCCGAGAACGCCAAGCGCTTCATCCTGCGCCACATCGTCGAGCTGTCCGCCGAGAAGGAGTTCGAGGCCCTGCCGCAGCGCCGGCTGCTCGAGTACCTCTCCGATGACCGGCTGCACGTCGACAAGGAGGAGGCGGCCTACCAGCTGGCCCTGCGCTGGGTCAAGGCCGACCCCAAGCGCCGCCTCCGCTTCTGGCCCGAGCTCTTCGAGCACGTGCGGCTGCCGTTTATCCGCCGCTTCTACCTGCTCGCGTACGTGGAGAGCGACCCGCTCGTCTACTACTCACCCCGCTGCCTGCAGCTCATCCACCAAGCGCGGGCCTTCCAGTCCTCCGAGTACGACCGCCACGACTACCCGTGCGAGAGGATGAGGGCCCGGCCCTCCACAGGCCTCGCCGAGATCCTGGTGGTGGTCGGCGGCTGCGACAAGGACTGCGACGAGCTGGTCACCGTCGACTGCTTCAACCCGCAGACCGGGCACTGGCGGTACTTGGCCGAGTTCCCCGACCACTTGGCCGGAGGCTACAGCATCACCGCCTTCGGAAACGACATCTATGTGACCG GTGGTTCTGATGGGACATCACTGTATGATTGTGTGTGGCGTTACAATTCCAGTGTGAACGAGTGGACAGAGGTTTCGCCCATGCTGCAAGCCCGAGAATACCACAGCTCTGTGGTACTCAAAGGCCATATCTATATCATTGCCCATGACAGCCTGGAGCGCTACGATCATAGCCTCGACAGCTGGGAGGCCCTGCAACCCATGCCCTACCCCATGGACAACTGCTCAAGTACAGCCTGCCGGGGAAAACTCTATGCCATCGGCACTCTTGCTGGTAAAGAATCAATGGCCATTCAGCGTTATGACCCTGAGACTGACTCATGGAGTGTTGTGGTTTGTGGTTCGTTACCTCCGTGGTCATTTGTGCCGAagacagtgacactcaatggactAATATATTTTGTGCG GGATGATTCTTCAGAAGTTGATGTGTATAACCCAACAAAGAATGAATGGGACAAAATTCCACCCATGAATcag GTCCACGTTGGTGGCAGTGTGGCTGCCCTGGGAGGAAAGTTGGTTGTTTCTGGCGGCTATGATAACACATTTGAACTATCCGATATAATCGAAAGCTATGACTTTCAGACTGGTTCCTGGAGTGTAGTGGGGCGACTCCCACAGCCCACCTTCTGGCATGGAACTGTCAGCATCTTCCGACAGTTCATGCCCACTGCCCAGGTTACCTTTGAAGGGACCCTGAATGACAACCATAACAATGAAATAAATGCTCTGAACTTGGCTCGGTATCGAAGACACCTTCATAATGAGAACCTCCGCCTATAG